AAAAATTATGAATGACTAAAATCACAGTATGAGCAACTGGATCCTCAGTGGGGACTTACCCACTATCATCTCGCATTTATAGAAACAACTAATACTACACAAAAATGTAAGATAACAGTATGCGACGAATATCATCTGCAAAACTTTAATAACATTACAAAGTTATGACAAACGAATCAGAGGATGGAAAAGTACAGCTCGCCGGTTCTGACCGTGTAAGAACAAATTGGAAATCTGATTGCTAATATAGTTTAACTAACATTGGCCAGCACTACTGATTTCCATGATCCTTGGTGGATAACATTGATGTGGCAGAACGTAGAGGCTAAAATTTGattggcccaaaaaaaagctCTAATATCCGCACACTGGAAGAGGTGCAGCCAAGAGGTGCAGCCAAGAGATACGCTACGGTATAACGAGTTGGGAATAATTGAATACAATTTGAAGAAACAAATATTAGGATGTAGGTTGTAACTATAGGTCACTGCGTTTGCGAGGGTATAGGAAAGGATCTTGCAGGCCCCGATGTCCCACAACTGATAACTATGCTATAAAGGTTTGTGTCATCTTATGTAAGTGAACTACAACCAAACAATCAGAATTCGTCCTCCCGACCTCTGTCACAGTGAAATTAcataaaatacatttacatatgatttcctaaaaaaagaaaagaaaatccctaAATGTTCTGTCAAATGTGATGAACTAAAGGACTGCCTGtacttaaacaaaaaatagtgcTCTTTTTTTATGTTATTTGTCGACAGTCAAATGATCAAATCACCTTAATCACATTGAAAAATAGTCACAGGCTAATTATAGTTGTCAgacatgttttgtgtttgtattAGACTGGAACATGTTCACTCCTGACTGTGCAATCTTAATATTTCTTCGCTCCCAGCTgtgttaaaacaaaacaaaacaaaacaaaacaaaacaaaacaaaacaaaacaaaacaaaacaaaacaaaacaaaacaaaacaaaacaaaacaaaacaaaacaaaacaaaacaaaacaaaacaaaacaaaacaaaacaaaacaaaacaaaacaaaacaaaacaaaacattgaaacaGTGAGTGTGTCGACTTTGTTTTTTCTACTGTACTGTATTTCAGTTGCGTTTGGCGATGTTTTGAATGTTCTCTTGGGCCACAACAGGTGCAGACTCATCTGGAGAACCCGACCAAGTACCACATCCAGCGctcccagcagcagcaggtcaAGCAGTACCTGGGAAAGCTTGGCTCACAGGTACTGAGCTTGCCCTGTCCCAACCAGTCCTCTGACCACGGGGGCATGCCGCCAGGGCCGGGCAACAGCGCCCCCAACAGCCCTATGGCCTTACTGACCCTGAACTCGAACTGCGAGAAAGAGGTTACCTACCGCACTTGTTCTGGTTCATTGCAAACCAACGCTTATTTTTTATGAGCTTTCAAGTTGAATGACATCCTTTTGCTTTAGATGGATGATGTCATTGATGACATTATTAGTCTGGAGTCCAGTTACAGCGAGGATATCCTCGGCCTGATGGACCCAGGACTTCAAATGGCCAACACGGTACATCCTTAAAGTCACCCCGaacattttctttacaataatatgttgtatgtgtccccactagtctaaacacagcGTTCTGGTTAGTATTGCATCTGTGGAATATAAGTTATGCAGCAATGCAGATGTTTTGATTCATCTTATGGGGGTGGCCATTTTACTACTTGCTGTCGactaatgacatcacagttgcctggtcacaaccaatcacggctcagcttcagaaaattggtggcaactgtgatgtcattttaagtcgacagtaagtggcaaaatggccgccacctgAAATCAATACAAGCATGTGGATTTTGCCTATTCAATTCATATTTCCCAAACTAAACAAGAATCATGAAACAACACTGCGTTTCGACTAGTTGGACCGCACAGAACAGATTATTACATGTAAAGAAAATTTGGGTGTTGACTTTCCCTGTGATGAGACCATCACCACATTTGGGGATTTCATCTGAAACCAATCACCATCTTTCTCATCATCTGTGCAAGCAACCCCCTAACCGCTTTGTGTTCCACAGATCCCAGTGCCCACCACCATCATGGACATGTATGGAAATCAGGGCATGTCCCAGCAAGGATTGGCCGTCAGCAACTCTTGCCCTGCCAATCTGCCCAACATCAAAAGGGAATACGCGGGTAAGTGCTTCGAGAATACGGTTGATAATGAAAATTATGCATTGTTTCATCTTCAATGCAAAGTTCTACTCCTTTGTGCATCCAATAATATACCATCGTATTTACTGGGTTCAATGAGAAGACTCGTTTCTAATGGTTCTTTCTGTTTGTGTCTCTCGTGTACGTCACGGCGCTGAAAACAACATCTGCCACGCAGCGTCACAATCTCCGGCCGTAATGCACATGCTGGATAAGTCCGGatcatgtggaaaatttgacaaCTATCAGAGGCCTGAAGGCTTTCCCGTTGGTATGTGTGacatttgactttaaaatgtcgGCGCTATCTCGGTTTAGACGTGCACTGATGTGTTTCCCATCAGCAGAAGTAAGAGCTCTAGCAAAGGAAAGACAGAAGAAGGACAACCACAACTTGAGTGAGTGTTGCATTCGTTTGCACATTTTCTCAGCTATCACTTGAATGTTATGTTCAATAGCATCTACTTTTGTTCTGCAGTTGAGAGAAGACGACGGTTCAACATTAATGATCGGATCAAGGAACTGGGAACTTTAATTCCAAAGTCAAATGACCCGTAAGTTACTCCTTTTATCCATTTCGGTTACAAAATCCCTTGTTCTGTCAAATGATGGGAGCTCTAAACAATGATTGGTTTgatttaatataataattttttttttttaattacgatGACAATTACACTCCAGCCAGGACATTTGATGtgacttatttaattaattttttaatgtaattttaattttattctttatgtaatttttaattaatttatttttcaattcaaAACTTTGACTGCAAAATTCGATTTTTACTGTAGTCGTTTTTGCAATTGTAAAATGAATTTAACTTTTCAAAAATTCAAAAATGTGACCGCAAATATTCGACTTTCCCTGTCGTTTTTGCAGTCGTGAGTTAACTTGTTAAAATGTTGTGTCCGCCCTTATAATCATCCCTCTTCTGCAAGTTTCAAAGAAGCTTTCACTtttgtaaaacaaaattgtTTAAATAGcctgttgtttttaattttttcaaactgacccgaaatgttcttttttccaCAAGGctggactgtttttgtttttcgtcAGCACATAAAAGGAAAACCAGAATGTTAGATTGATACGCGACTAGCTGAGGTAGCAACAGTGTCAAATCGATGTCCGGGGGAAATGAAAGCGGGCGTCTCCTTTTAGACATTGAGCCTGTAATATTGTACGTCACAGCGGTTTAAAAAATGGCAGAAACATGGAAGCCTGGGGGGGTGGTTCCTCCTGAC
This region of Syngnathus typhle isolate RoL2023-S1 ecotype Sweden linkage group LG2, RoL_Styp_1.0, whole genome shotgun sequence genomic DNA includes:
- the LOC133146509 gene encoding microphthalmia-associated transcription factor-like isoform X3, giving the protein MLEMLGYHPYEVQTHLENPTKYHIQRSQQQQVKQYLGKLGSQVLSLPCPNQSSDHGGMPPGPGNSAPNSPMALLTLNSNCEKEMDDVIDDIISLESSYSEDILGLMDPGLQMANTIPVPTTIMDMYGNQGMSQQGLAVSNSCPANLPNIKREYAASQSPAVMHMLDKSGSCGKFDNYQRPEGFPVAEVRALAKERQKKDNHNLIERRRRFNINDRIKELGTLIPKSNDPDMRWNKGTILKASVDYIRKLQREQQRAKELENCQRKLENANRHLMLRIQELEMQARAHGLAITSSALCSADLMGRRIKQEPALEDCHQELYTLHPHTHHQHHPACTPEAPGTLERNEGHTDFSDGQYAIHGRPASKLNDILMEDNVSPVQGGDPLLSSVSPDASKDSSRKSSVSMDENEQVC